Proteins from a single region of Haloplanus sp. GDY1:
- a CDS encoding aldehyde ferredoxin oxidoreductase family protein, which produces MSDLPPVYGGETLHVHLGDGESEVAAIDPADARRFLGGNGFAAKAVHDHVPPDADPFDPANVVAFTVGPMNGTPFQSTSRGVVGFVSPQTNGFFDSTFGGTFPRAQKTTGFESVVLHGAADELSYVVVDEEGASVVSAPDLAGLDTYETCAEVGDRVAEAEGVDADDVHVVAAGPAGENLVRYACLLHDSEMREGVAGRGGAGAVLGSKDVKAVAVIEGSFRPEPAADGDLRDLVGDRMGPLMAETEMLQNYGTSGLVNPINEMGKLGRRNNRIEQAPREDAEAISGERIREAYVTEDTTCANCAVACGKHVTVEGEGVTDGKIPEFESLFGTATMTDVFDVERVMKANDLCDRLGMDTISWGVSVAFARECYDEGLLTDEDSPHLAFGDADGLVELARLTAHREGFGDRLAEGSFRLAAELDDGAERYLHGVKGLEFAAHSPRGLKGMSVGYATATRGGSHHDTRPTLQYDGEHAETTEGTPEFAARTQHFTALGDSLTQCRFVSEAGWGKRVTDRYRDAITAATGWDLSTDEVERIGERVYNLERLINVERGVARRETDTLSHRVMHEPIPEGPSEGMYCPPEELSAMLDEYYDFRGWDDDGIPTAERLETLDIAELAN; this is translated from the coding sequence ACGGCTTCGCGGCGAAGGCGGTCCACGACCACGTCCCGCCCGATGCGGACCCGTTCGACCCCGCGAACGTCGTCGCCTTCACCGTCGGTCCGATGAACGGCACGCCCTTCCAGTCGACGAGTCGGGGCGTCGTCGGCTTCGTCAGCCCGCAGACGAACGGCTTCTTCGACAGCACCTTCGGCGGCACCTTCCCCCGCGCCCAGAAGACGACCGGCTTCGAGTCCGTCGTCCTCCACGGCGCCGCGGACGAACTCTCCTACGTCGTGGTCGACGAGGAGGGGGCGTCGGTCGTATCCGCGCCCGACCTGGCGGGGCTGGACACCTACGAGACGTGCGCCGAGGTGGGCGACCGGGTCGCCGAGGCCGAGGGCGTCGACGCCGACGACGTCCACGTCGTCGCCGCGGGGCCGGCGGGCGAGAACCTGGTACGCTACGCCTGCCTGCTCCACGACTCCGAGATGCGGGAGGGGGTCGCCGGCCGCGGCGGCGCCGGCGCCGTCCTCGGATCGAAGGACGTCAAGGCCGTCGCGGTGATCGAGGGGTCGTTCCGGCCCGAACCGGCCGCCGACGGCGACCTGCGCGATCTGGTCGGCGACCGGATGGGGCCGCTGATGGCGGAGACGGAGATGCTCCAGAACTACGGCACCAGCGGTCTCGTCAACCCGATCAACGAGATGGGGAAACTCGGCCGGCGGAACAACCGGATCGAGCAGGCCCCTCGCGAGGACGCCGAGGCGATCAGCGGCGAGCGCATCCGCGAGGCGTACGTCACCGAGGACACGACGTGTGCGAACTGTGCCGTCGCCTGCGGGAAACACGTCACCGTCGAGGGCGAGGGGGTGACCGACGGGAAGATCCCCGAGTTCGAGAGCCTCTTCGGCACCGCGACCATGACCGACGTCTTCGACGTCGAGCGGGTGATGAAGGCCAACGACCTCTGTGACCGACTGGGGATGGACACCATCTCCTGGGGCGTCTCCGTCGCCTTCGCGCGCGAGTGTTACGACGAGGGGCTCCTGACCGACGAGGACTCCCCGCACCTCGCGTTCGGCGACGCCGACGGACTGGTCGAACTCGCGCGCCTGACGGCCCACCGCGAGGGGTTCGGCGACCGCCTCGCCGAGGGCTCGTTCCGCCTCGCCGCCGAACTCGACGACGGAGCCGAGCGCTACCTCCACGGCGTCAAGGGCCTGGAGTTCGCGGCCCACTCGCCCCGCGGCCTCAAGGGCATGAGCGTCGGCTACGCCACCGCCACCCGCGGCGGGTCACACCACGACACCCGGCCTACCCTCCAGTACGACGGCGAACACGCCGAGACGACCGAGGGGACGCCGGAGTTCGCCGCCCGCACCCAACACTTCACCGCGCTCGGCGACTCGCTCACCCAGTGTCGGTTCGTGAGCGAGGCCGGCTGGGGCAAGCGCGTCACCGACCGCTACCGCGACGCCATCACCGCCGCGACCGGGTGGGACCTCTCGACCGACGAGGTAGAACGGATCGGCGAGCGCGTCTACAACCTCGAGCGCCTCATCAACGTCGAACGCGGCGTCGCCCGCCGCGAGACCGACACGCTCTCGCATCGCGTGATGCACGAACCCATCCCCGAGGGACCGAGCGAGGGGATGTACTGTCCGCCCGAGGAACTCTCGGCCATGCTCGACGAATACTACGACTTCCGCGGCTGGGACGACGACGGGATTCCCACGGCCGAGCGCCTCGAAACGCTCGACATCGCGGAGCTGGCGAACTGA